The region TCCTTTGGACCACTGCTTTTATTTTAGTACAGGCAATCATTGTTTATCGTTATCCATATCTTTTCTTTTTATCTTTTTTGATTTTGATTTATCTTGGTTATAGATTCCAAATCCGAGGGGTCACCTTGGGTGTGTTTCTTTTATATCTCTCGAGTATCCTTATGACGAGGATGGGAATTGGCCCATTTGTTTACCCGGGTGTTTTTGATTCGTATATTTATTTAATATCCTTTCTCATTCCTTTTTCTATTTTGTCTGAGTTTATCACTCTACAATACCAACGTCTGATAGCTTATCGTTTCGAGTTGGAAAAGAAAGTTTTTGATCGAACTAAGTTACTCAGAAAACAAGTTTTTGAAAAGAACAAAGCCATTGAAGCCTTACATACTTCGGAGAAATTGTTAAGTGAATCCAATCGCACCAAAGATATATTTTTTTCGATCATTGCACATGATTTGAGAAATCCATTAGGGGCATTCAAACAATTAACAGAACTACTCTACGAAGACTTTGATTCTCATACGAACTCGGAAAAAAAAGAAACTATTTTTGAAATTCAAAATTCAGCGTCTATGTTGTATGGACTTTTAGAACAACTTCTGGATTGGGCCAGAACCCAAACGGGAAATATGCCATTCCGCCCCAAACAAATCAATCTCATCCATCTTATTACAAAAATCACAGACCAAGTGGAATCTTCGGTCAAAAAAAAATCCATTCATATAGTGGTCGATATCCCTGTAGAGTTGGCTTACGTTTATGCAGATTCTGAAATGATCCAAACCGTCCTTCGCAATATCATTACAAATTCGATTAAATTTACAAATGATAATGGTGAGATTAAAATCATTGTGAAACAAGATGAAGATGGGACGCGAGTGGAATGTCATGACAACGGAGTTGGGATGGGTAGCTCTGATTTAGAGAAATTGTTTCGTGTGGACGCACAAATAACCAGTATTGGATTAGAAGGGGAAAAGGGAACGGGTCTTGGCCTCATCCTTTGTAATGAATTTATAAAATTACATGGTGGTGAAATTTGGGCCACAAGCGAAAAAGGAAAAGGAACAACGGTTAGCTTTCGATTGCCCGATCCTAAGTAGATGGAATACCTTCCTAATATTGAAATCGAAACGTAGTGGTGGTTTTATTTTTCCTTGGCTAAATAAGGAAGATAAACTACAAATTTTGTATCCCCCGGTTTTGATTTTACTTCAACGATTCCTTTGTGTTTTTCGATGACTTGTTTTGATATATAGAGTCCGAGTCCTGTTCCTTGTCCCACTGGTTTCGTTGTAAAAAATGGATCAAAAATTCTGTCGATGATATCTTGAGGAACACCACTTCCTGAATCTTGAATGGAAATATAAGCATAGTTTTCCCCATTTAAGTTAGTTTGTCCGATTTCTATTTTGAGACTTCCTTTTCCATTCATAGATTGAATTGCATTTTGTAATAAATTCGCCCAAACTTGGTTTAGTTCATCAGGATAACATAAAATAGGTGGTATTGGAGAGAAATTTGTAATAATTTGAATTCCTTGTTTGGTATATCCTTCTAAAACAGCGATGATATTTTGAATGGAATCAGAAAGTTGGATCGATCGTTTTTCAGCTTTAGGATCAAAATGTGTGAAATTCTTTAATGCTTGGGCAATTTTGATTGTTCTGTTTGCCGCAATTTGAATTGTGTTTGTTCCTTGTAAGATCATAACCACTTTTTCTGCTAAGGTGATTAGAGAATCCGACCTCTTTTCTGAAAAAACAGAAATCCAATCTTTTGGAATTTCCTTGAGCCCTAAGTTTACTAACAATTCGGAAACTTTTTCTATATCATCGATTCTAAGGGTTTCTAAATGGCTAAGTAATTCCTGTTTTTGTTGGCGATAGTCTTTCCCAGAAGGTGGTTCCACTTGGATCAGAGACAATTCCACTAAAGAAATCAGAATTGGATAACAGTCTTTTGGGATTGGTTCGTAATATGGCAACTCTCTAAAGAAATCTGCGATATGCTCACGAATGGAGTCGCTTGTCATAATGACAGCACTGAGCGGTGAATTGATTTCGTGCGCAACACTTGCGACCATGACTCCCAAAGAAGATAGTTTTTCGGATTGGATCAATTGGTGTAAGGCATCTTCAAACTTTAATTCAGCAGAAACAATTTCTCCCGAAATGTGTTTCGACAAAAAGATCGACTGAAAAAAAACAAAAAGAAGTAATCCATAATTTAATATAAATGGCTGTGTTTTGTGTAATAGAGACAAAACAATATCATGACTGGCAAATCCAATCATTAAGATAATGGATAATCCAAGATAAACATATCCAGCGCGTTTGTCTCTTATGTAACTAATGATTAAATATAAGGCAATAGCTAGTATAGGGATAATTATACACAAAACATAGAGGTGAATGAAACTCATTAGGTAAATAGAACCAAAAATCGAAATAAATGAAGGGACGATTAATACTCCCGAGGCAATAGATATGATTTTTTTTGAAATATATTCTTTCGTTAAACTATATATATAGTTTAATCCCAAAATGACACCAATATATTGTGTGAAAAAATCAATCCTAAACACTACTTCACTGGGAATGGATTCAAACAATACAAATAAAGTTTCCGATCCTGCCGCTAGAATTTGAAAAGACATCACAAAACAGAAAAGAAAAAAATAAAGAGAACCTATGATTTTCCTTCTTGTGAAGTGCATTCCAAGTTGATAAAAACCTAAAAAAATAAACCCACCGACGACAATGGCATCCTTTAATATTTCTTTTTCACGAGAGGTTTTCAGAGATTCATAAGTTCCGAAACTTGGAGGAATCCGAATTCCGCCTAAGGGATAAAAACGATTTTTTACAAAAACAGTAAGATGGATCGGGTTATTGTTTGCAGGTAGTAGGGGCATCAAGTGAGGTTTGATATCAAAACCTTCCATTGTATTCGTTAATGATCCAGTGGAACCAATTTTTATTTTGTTTTGGTACACTTCACAATCTGAAAATAAAATTGTAAAATCAATGGCAAACTTCTCCGTGTTATGGGGCGGATAGATTGTGAGATGATAACTTCCAATTCCATAACCTATCTTTTCCTTTTCGCTATTTGGGTTATATGAATTCCAATTGGGAGATTCTGGGATAGAAACTAAAATGGTTTTTTCTGTTTCATGAAGAGTGAATTCTCCTGGTGTAAATTTCCATTCTCCTTCTAAGGAAAAATGT is a window of Leptospira congkakensis DNA encoding:
- a CDS encoding ATP-binding protein gives rise to the protein MNWKQFLKGFILFLLYIGTAKLGMEYFSFQPVNLAVLWIPSGIGLIGCLFFGYWFLPVVWLASFISNKDGLISSHHNLSQFDLYLSICLTAGVDTLQSTLAYTFWIKKIRKSLNSAKDNFYFVTYVSFLSSVISILCLGGVLYTFGYFYKLNFSEIIHTLIVIIFGDTIGIFITVPFFMAWRKFRFEDFSIKLILWTTAFILVQAIIVYRYPYLFFLSFLILIYLGYRFQIRGVTLGVFLLYLSSILMTRMGIGPFVYPGVFDSYIYLISFLIPFSILSEFITLQYQRLIAYRFELEKKVFDRTKLLRKQVFEKNKAIEALHTSEKLLSESNRTKDIFFSIIAHDLRNPLGAFKQLTELLYEDFDSHTNSEKKETIFEIQNSASMLYGLLEQLLDWARTQTGNMPFRPKQINLIHLITKITDQVESSVKKKSIHIVVDIPVELAYVYADSEMIQTVLRNIITNSIKFTNDNGEIKIIVKQDEDGTRVECHDNGVGMGSSDLEKLFRVDAQITSIGLEGEKGTGLGLILCNEFIKLHGGEIWATSEKGKGTTVSFRLPDPK
- a CDS encoding ATP-binding protein, producing MKFISKTLLFFCFLLSCAGDRNKFPKLENGILNLQNHSFKEVEHFSLEGEWKFTPGEFTLHETEKTILVSIPESPNWNSYNPNSEKEKIGYGIGSYHLTIYPPHNTEKFAIDFTILFSDCEVYQNKIKIGSTGSLTNTMEGFDIKPHLMPLLPANNNPIHLTVFVKNRFYPLGGIRIPPSFGTYESLKTSREKEILKDAIVVGGFIFLGFYQLGMHFTRRKIIGSLYFFLFCFVMSFQILAAGSETLFVLFESIPSEVVFRIDFFTQYIGVILGLNYIYSLTKEYISKKIISIASGVLIVPSFISIFGSIYLMSFIHLYVLCIIIPILAIALYLIISYIRDKRAGYVYLGLSIILMIGFASHDIVLSLLHKTQPFILNYGLLLFVFFQSIFLSKHISGEIVSAELKFEDALHQLIQSEKLSSLGVMVASVAHEINSPLSAVIMTSDSIREHIADFFRELPYYEPIPKDCYPILISLVELSLIQVEPPSGKDYRQQKQELLSHLETLRIDDIEKVSELLVNLGLKEIPKDWISVFSEKRSDSLITLAEKVVMILQGTNTIQIAANRTIKIAQALKNFTHFDPKAEKRSIQLSDSIQNIIAVLEGYTKQGIQIITNFSPIPPILCYPDELNQVWANLLQNAIQSMNGKGSLKIEIGQTNLNGENYAYISIQDSGSGVPQDIIDRIFDPFFTTKPVGQGTGLGLYISKQVIEKHKGIVEVKSKPGDTKFVVYLPYLAKEK